The Streptomyces luteogriseus genome includes a window with the following:
- the erpA gene encoding iron-sulfur cluster insertion protein ErpA: protein MSVSDETSTVTDGIILTDAAASKVKALLDQEGREDLALRVAVQPGGCSGLRYQLFFDERALDGDVEKDFDGVKVVTDRMSAPYLGGATIDFVDTIEKQGFTIDNPNATGSCACGDSFS, encoded by the coding sequence ATGTCCGTATCGGACGAGACCAGCACCGTCACCGACGGCATCATCCTGACCGACGCCGCCGCGTCCAAGGTCAAGGCGCTGCTCGACCAGGAAGGCCGCGAAGACCTCGCGCTGCGCGTCGCCGTCCAGCCCGGCGGCTGCTCCGGCCTCCGCTACCAGCTCTTCTTCGACGAGCGTGCCCTCGACGGCGACGTCGAGAAGGACTTCGACGGTGTGAAGGTCGTCACCGACCGCATGAGCGCCCCGTACCTGGGTGGTGCCACGATCGACTTCGTGGACACCATCGAGAAGCAGGGCTTCACCATCGACAACCCGAACGCGACGGGCTCCTGCGCCTGCGGCGACTCCTTCAGCTGA
- a CDS encoding cysteine desulfurase/sulfurtransferase TusA family protein, with amino-acid sequence MAYFDAASSAPLHPVARQALLASFDEGWADPARLYREGRRARVLLDAAREAAAEAVGCRPDELTFTSSGTRAVHTGIAGALAGRRRIGRHLIVSAVEHSSVLHSAELLEAAGGSVTQVAVDRTGLVDPVVYGDALREDTALACLQSANHEVGTEQPVAAVAEVCRETGVPLLVDAAQSLGWGPVDGGWSLLTASAHKWGGPSGVGLLVVRKGVRFAAQGPVDERESGRAPGFENIPAIVAAAASLRAVRAEAAEEAVRLRELTDRIRARVPRLVPDVEVVGDPVRRLPGLVTFSCLYVDGEALLHELDREGFSVSSGSSCTSSTLTPSHVLRAMGVLSEGNVRVSLPLGAAEEEVERFLAVLPRAVTAVREKLGAPVSETVVREADVLVVDSLGKRCPIPVIELAKVIGDVPVGGLVRVLSDDEAARLDIPAWCEMRGQEYVGAEKAEQGTAYVVRRVS; translated from the coding sequence GTGGCCTACTTCGATGCTGCTTCCAGTGCTCCTCTCCATCCCGTCGCCCGGCAGGCCCTGCTGGCCTCGTTCGACGAGGGGTGGGCGGATCCCGCGCGTCTGTACAGGGAAGGGCGGCGGGCCCGGGTGCTGCTGGACGCGGCGCGGGAGGCCGCTGCCGAGGCGGTGGGATGCCGGCCGGACGAACTGACCTTCACCTCGTCCGGAACCCGTGCCGTGCACACCGGGATTGCCGGGGCGCTGGCCGGGCGGAGGCGGATCGGGCGTCACCTGATCGTGTCCGCGGTCGAACACTCCTCTGTACTGCATTCGGCGGAGCTCCTGGAGGCGGCCGGGGGGAGCGTCACCCAGGTCGCCGTGGACCGCACCGGGTTGGTGGACCCCGTGGTCTACGGGGACGCCCTGCGCGAGGACACCGCACTGGCGTGTCTGCAGTCCGCCAACCACGAGGTCGGGACCGAGCAGCCCGTCGCGGCGGTGGCCGAGGTGTGCCGGGAGACCGGGGTGCCGTTGCTGGTGGACGCGGCGCAGTCGCTGGGGTGGGGGCCGGTGGACGGGGGCTGGTCGCTGCTGACGGCCAGTGCCCACAAGTGGGGCGGGCCGTCCGGGGTCGGGCTGCTCGTGGTCCGCAAGGGGGTGCGGTTCGCGGCGCAAGGCCCGGTGGACGAGCGGGAGTCGGGTCGGGCGCCCGGTTTCGAGAACATCCCGGCGATCGTGGCGGCGGCCGCGTCGCTGCGGGCCGTGCGGGCGGAGGCGGCCGAGGAGGCCGTGCGCCTGCGGGAGCTGACGGACCGGATCCGGGCGAGGGTGCCGCGGCTGGTGCCCGACGTCGAGGTCGTCGGCGATCCGGTGCGCCGGCTGCCCGGGCTCGTCACCTTCTCCTGCCTCTACGTCGACGGGGAGGCGCTGCTGCACGAGCTGGACCGGGAGGGCTTCTCGGTCTCGTCCGGCTCGTCCTGCACGAGCAGCACGCTGACGCCGAGCCATGTGCTGCGGGCGATGGGCGTGCTGAGTGAGGGAAATGTGCGGGTTTCGCTGCCGCTCGGGGCGGCCGAGGAGGAGGTGGAGAGGTTCCTGGCCGTCCTTCCCCGGGCCGTGACGGCGGTGCGGGAGAAGCTGGGGGCTCCGGTTTCGGAGACGGTGGTACGGGAGGCCGACGTGCTCGTCGTGGACTCCCTGGGCAAGAGGTGCCCGATCCCGGTCATCGAACTCGCCAAGGTCATCGGCGACGTGCCGGTGGGCGGCCTGGTCCGGGTGCTGTCGGACGACGAGGCGGCCCGCCTGGACATCCCGGCGTGGTGCGAGATGCGGGGCCAGGAGTACGTCGGCGCGGAGAAGGCGGAACAGGGAACGGCGTACGTGGTCCGCCGGGTGAGCTGA
- a CDS encoding carbohydrate kinase family protein yields MRIAVSGSIATDHLMTFPGRFADQFVADQLHTVSLSFLVDQLDVRRGGVAANIAFGMGQLGTRPILVGAAGADFDEYRAWLERHGVDTDSVRISDTLHTARFVCTTDADHNQIGSFYTGAMSEARLIELKTVADRVGGLDLVSIGADDPEAMLRHTEECRSRSIPFAADFSQQIARMDGEEIRILLDGATYLFSNEYEKGLIETKTGWSDAEILSRVGHRVTTLGARGVRIERAGEDPIEVGTPDEERKADPTGVGDAFRAGFLSGLAWGVSLERAAQVGCMLATLVIETVGTQEYQLRRGHFMERFTKAYGDEAAEEVRGHLG; encoded by the coding sequence GTGCGCATCGCAGTCTCCGGCTCCATCGCCACCGACCACCTCATGACCTTCCCCGGCCGCTTCGCCGACCAGTTCGTAGCGGACCAGCTGCACACGGTCTCGCTGTCGTTCCTGGTCGACCAGCTCGACGTCCGCCGCGGCGGCGTCGCCGCGAACATCGCGTTCGGCATGGGGCAGCTCGGCACCCGGCCGATCCTGGTCGGCGCCGCGGGCGCGGACTTCGACGAGTACCGCGCCTGGCTGGAGCGGCACGGAGTCGACACCGACTCCGTCCGGATCTCCGACACGCTGCACACCGCCCGCTTCGTGTGCACGACCGACGCCGACCACAACCAGATCGGCTCCTTCTACACCGGCGCCATGAGCGAGGCCCGCCTCATCGAGCTGAAGACCGTCGCCGACCGCGTCGGCGGTCTCGACCTGGTCTCCATCGGCGCAGACGACCCGGAGGCGATGCTCCGCCACACCGAGGAGTGCCGCTCCCGGTCCATCCCGTTCGCCGCCGACTTCTCCCAGCAGATCGCCCGGATGGACGGCGAGGAGATCCGCATCCTGCTGGACGGGGCGACGTACCTCTTCTCCAACGAGTACGAGAAGGGCCTCATCGAGACCAAGACCGGCTGGAGCGACGCGGAGATTCTGTCCCGTGTGGGCCACCGGGTGACCACCCTCGGCGCGCGCGGCGTGCGCATCGAGCGGGCCGGCGAGGACCCGATCGAGGTCGGCACGCCGGACGAGGAGCGCAAGGCCGACCCGACGGGTGTCGGCGACGCCTTCCGCGCCGGCTTCCTCTCGGGCCTGGCCTGGGGCGTCTCCCTGGAGCGCGCCGCACAGGTCGGCTGCATGCTGGCGACCCTCGTCATCGAGACGGTGGGCACACAGGAGTACCAGCTGCGGCGCGGGCACTTCATGGAGCGGTTCACCAAGGCCTACGGGGACGAGGCCGCGGAAGAGGTCCGGGGGCATCTGGGCTGA
- the ctaC gene encoding aa3-type cytochrome oxidase subunit II: MSPNGSDRSPRRPMRRKLLQALTAGLVLATATGCSYNWEDFPRLGMPTPTTEEAPRILSLWQGSWAAALAVGVLVWGLILWSAFFHRRSRTKVEVPPQTRYNMPIEALYTVVPLIIVSVLFYFTARDESELLSLKKKPDVTVNVVGFQWSWCFNYIEPVAGSTGDAKTSKDLDAIPDRFKKDFPANAGGVYDCGTPGTRNPQTGNPGPTLWLPKGKTVRFVLTSRDVIHSFWVVPFLMKQDVIPGHTNAFEVTPNKEGTFMGKCAELCGVDHSRMLFNVKVVSPERYEQHLKDLVDKQQNGYVPAGIAQTSHEKNRETNNL, translated from the coding sequence GTGAGTCCCAACGGCTCCGACCGCTCGCCGCGGCGCCCGATGCGGCGGAAGCTGCTGCAGGCACTGACCGCGGGCCTGGTCTTGGCGACAGCCACCGGTTGCTCGTACAACTGGGAAGACTTCCCCCGCCTTGGTATGCCCACCCCGACCACGGAAGAGGCTCCGCGGATCCTCTCCCTGTGGCAGGGGTCCTGGGCGGCTGCGCTCGCCGTCGGCGTGCTGGTGTGGGGTCTGATCCTGTGGAGTGCTTTCTTCCACCGGCGCAGCCGCACCAAGGTCGAAGTTCCCCCGCAGACCCGGTACAACATGCCCATCGAGGCGCTGTACACCGTGGTTCCGCTCATCATCGTCTCGGTGCTGTTCTACTTCACCGCTCGTGACGAGTCCGAGCTGCTCAGCCTCAAGAAGAAGCCCGACGTCACGGTCAACGTGGTCGGCTTCCAGTGGAGCTGGTGCTTCAACTACATCGAGCCGGTCGCCGGTTCCACCGGGGACGCCAAGACCTCGAAGGACCTGGACGCGATCCCGGACCGGTTCAAGAAGGACTTCCCGGCCAACGCCGGCGGCGTCTACGACTGCGGCACCCCCGGCACGCGGAACCCGCAGACGGGCAACCCGGGCCCGACCCTGTGGCTGCCCAAGGGCAAGACGGTCCGCTTCGTCCTCACCTCGCGTGACGTCATCCACTCCTTCTGGGTGGTGCCGTTCCTCATGAAGCAGGACGTCATCCCGGGCCACACCAACGCCTTCGAGGTGACCCCCAACAAGGAGGGCACCTTCATGGGCAAGTGCGCCGAGCTCTGCGGCGTCGACCACTCTCGGATGCTGTTCAACGTGAAGGTCGTCTCCCCCGAGCGCTACGAGCAGCACCTCAAGGACCTCGTGGACAAGCAGCAGAACGGTTACGTTCCTGCCGGCATCGCGCAGACGAGCCACGAGAAGAACCGGGAGACGAACAACCTGTGA